The Methylomonas rhizoryzae genome includes the window CACAGATTGAACTTGTCCCAATCAGGACGGTATTCCTCGGCGACCTGCATATCCGCGTACTTGGATACGTGCGGCGGACATTCGATTTGTATGTAACCGCCGGCGCGATAGTTGATCGCTTCACCTTCCGGCAATTGCAACACCAACTCTTTAATGAAAGTCGCGACATTGTCGTTGGATTTAACCGTACACAACCATTTTTTGACGCCGAATACGCTATCCTCGACTTCGACTTCCATATCGGTTTTAACCGCTACTTGGCAAGCCAGACGCTCGCCGTGCGCCGCTTCGCGCTTGGTAATGTGCGACAACTCGGTCGGTAAAATATCGCCGCCGCCTTTGTGCACTTTAACCTTGCATTGGCCGCAGGAACCGCCGCCGCCGCAGGCCGAAGAAACAAATAGTTGATTATCCGACAACGCGTTCAATAATTTGGCGCCGGCCGGCACGTGTATCTTCTTTTCGTTGTTGATCAGAATTTCCACATCCCCGGCGGCTACCAGCTTGTTTTTGGCGCCGATGATCATAAACACCAGCGCAATCACGATAGCCGTGAAGAAAATAACCCCTAATGCAATTTCTAGCATTACGATACCCTTTTACAATTGAATTCCAGAGAACGCCATGAAGCCTAAAGACATCAAGCCTGCGGTGATGAAGGTGATGCCCAGGCCTTGCAACGCGGCCGGTACATCGCTGTATTTCAGTTTCTCGCGCACGCCGGCCATCAAGGTGATCGCCAGCGCCCAACCGAAACCGGAACCGACGCCGTACACCACGCTCTCGCCGAAGTTGTAGTCGCGCTCGATCATGAACAAACTACCGGCCAAAATTGCGCAGTTCACAGTGATCAGCGGCAGGAAGATACCCAGCGCGTTGTACAAAGCCGGAACGAACTTATCCAGAAACATTTCCAGAATTTGTACGATCGCCGCAATCATGCCGATACAGCTCAACAA containing:
- the nqrE gene encoding NADH:ubiquinone reductase (Na(+)-transporting) subunit E, which produces MEAYIALFVKAVFIENLALSFFLGMCTFLAVSKKISTAMGLGVAVMVVQTLTVPANQFIYQTLLKEDALAWLGITGVDLSFLSLLSCIGMIAAIVQILEMFLDKFVPALYNALGIFLPLITVNCAILAGSLFMIERDYNFGESVVYGVGSGFGWALAITLMAGVREKLKYSDVPAALQGLGITFITAGLMSLGFMAFSGIQL